Proteins encoded by one window of Synechococcus sp. WH 7805:
- a CDS encoding tRNA-(ms[2]io[6]A)-hydroxylase encodes MSITSSTMDRSGPSIASIRWLAAPTSVRWVEQANARPMEVLIDHAHCERKAAGSAVQLMFRYLCEPGLGEVLSPLAREELEHFEQVLALLKSRGRYLEPLRSPAYGALLAKQVRRGEPERMLDSFLIAGLIEARSHERMALLAQNSPDPGLRELYGGLLKSEARHFGLYWVLCEQRYPRDVIIPRLEQLAAAEVDALRGDLSCPEDVRMHSVGVIF; translated from the coding sequence ATGAGCATCACCAGTTCAACGATGGACCGCTCAGGCCCATCGATTGCCTCGATCCGCTGGTTGGCGGCTCCAACGAGTGTGCGCTGGGTTGAACAAGCCAATGCCAGGCCCATGGAGGTGTTGATTGACCATGCCCACTGCGAGCGCAAGGCAGCTGGATCAGCGGTTCAGTTGATGTTCCGTTATCTCTGTGAACCTGGTCTGGGCGAAGTTCTTAGCCCTTTGGCGCGGGAAGAGCTGGAGCATTTTGAGCAGGTGCTGGCGCTGCTCAAATCAAGAGGTCGTTATCTGGAGCCGCTCCGTTCTCCTGCCTATGGAGCCCTTCTTGCCAAGCAGGTTCGACGGGGAGAGCCCGAGCGCATGCTGGATTCCTTCCTGATCGCAGGATTGATTGAGGCCCGAAGCCACGAACGCATGGCGTTGCTGGCCCAAAACAGTCCTGACCCTGGGTTGAGAGAGCTTTACGGCGGCCTTTTGAAGAGTGAAGCGCGTCACTTCGGTCTCTACTGGGTGCTGTGTGAGCAGCGCTATCCGCGTGATGTGATCATTCCACGGTTGGAGCAGCTAGCAGCGGCAGAGGTTGATGCGCTCAGAGGAGACCTGAGCTGCCCTGAGGACGTGAGGATGCATTCCGTTGGTGTGATCTTTTGA
- the aroQ gene encoding type II 3-dehydroquinate dehydratase produces the protein MRLLLLNGPNINLLGQREPGLYGHQTLADIETCLRDRARAAEVQLETFQSNFEGALVERVHEAMGSVDGILINAGAYTHTSIALRDALLGVAIPFVEVHLSNTHARETFRHHSYLADCALGVVCGFGAFSYTMAFDGLVNYLRGAKA, from the coding sequence ATGCGTCTGCTTCTGCTCAACGGCCCCAACATCAATCTGCTGGGCCAGCGGGAACCTGGCCTTTACGGGCACCAGACGCTTGCTGACATCGAAACGTGCTTGAGGGATCGGGCCAGAGCGGCTGAGGTGCAACTCGAAACGTTTCAAAGCAATTTTGAGGGTGCTCTAGTGGAACGGGTCCATGAGGCGATGGGCTCAGTGGACGGGATCCTGATCAATGCCGGTGCCTACACCCACACCTCCATTGCGCTGCGCGATGCTCTTCTGGGGGTGGCGATTCCTTTCGTGGAAGTGCATTTGAGCAATACCCATGCGCGCGAGACGTTTCGTCATCACTCCTATCTCGCCGACTGTGCTTTGGGCGTGGTGTGTGGGTTCGGCGCCTTCAGTTACACCATGGCTTTTGACGGCTTGGTGAACTACCTCAGAGGAGCAAAGGCATGA